The following proteins are co-located in the uncultured Draconibacterium sp. genome:
- a CDS encoding transglycosylase domain-containing protein, producing MANKKSNTSTPNRKPVSAKKSNSKKKKHKRPVLRFIAQAAAVLFLLGCLFFILVFLGVLGPVPSKAQLQQINNPLASEVYSADGKILGRYYVENRSYASFDEISPNVIQALIATEDSRFYEHRGIDEVALARVFVKSILMHQSSSGGGSTISQQIAKNLFPRVNYGPLSMPINKLRESIIAYRLERIYSKEEVLALYLNTVSFAENIFGIEVAAERFFSKPPSKLDVHEAAVLVGMLKANNYYNPRTHPERALGRRNVVIDQMVKAEYLSDEKAALYKEKPLGVKYRLISYNQGPAPYFLEKLRPELMDWCEDNYNENGEPYNLYTDGLKITTTIDYNLQYYAQQSVKEYMKDLQKVFDNHWKSRDLFKENPAVLKSAIQNKNTSGSDYSEELKKYNTKINTTLFTWDGLKEANISRLDSLKHYLKLLNAGFIAIDPQQAELKAWVGGIDYRFFKYDHVTSPRQTGSTFKPFVYLAALEEDIEADTYFINQLKVYKEYNDWTPRNSHDAYGGYYSMKGALSRSLNTVSVEVLLEAGIDETIEIAEDLGISADLPDYPSLALGVASISLKEIVEAYAGIVNDGKPVKTHYLTEIADKNGKVLETFEYELAQDPVVSSENCRAVINMMEAVVDEGTGKGIRTIYNIPGDFAGKTGTTQNNSDGWFIGITPHLVTGCWVGADDPRVHFRSTTYGQGAYMALPIVGKFFHKTYNDRKFAQLKNSSFAEPNEELLAMLSEPDYREVLDIEKRDFNLASIFGKKETETELKKGEKRTVPESKEKGQIWKKIKSIFKKK from the coding sequence GTGGCAAATAAAAAATCAAATACATCAACCCCGAACCGTAAACCGGTTTCAGCAAAAAAGAGCAATTCAAAAAAGAAAAAACACAAGCGTCCTGTACTCCGCTTTATTGCACAGGCTGCAGCTGTTCTGTTTCTGTTGGGTTGCCTGTTTTTTATCCTGGTATTTTTAGGAGTTCTTGGACCCGTTCCATCAAAAGCGCAACTCCAGCAAATTAATAATCCGCTGGCCTCTGAAGTGTATTCTGCCGATGGAAAAATACTTGGTCGGTATTATGTTGAAAACCGAAGTTACGCCTCTTTCGACGAAATTTCGCCCAACGTAATTCAGGCATTAATTGCCACCGAAGATTCGCGTTTTTACGAACACCGTGGTATTGATGAAGTGGCATTGGCACGTGTTTTTGTAAAGTCGATTTTAATGCATCAGAGCAGCTCCGGTGGTGGCAGTACCATCAGTCAGCAAATTGCAAAAAATCTCTTCCCGCGTGTTAATTACGGCCCGCTCTCCATGCCAATCAACAAACTGCGCGAATCGATTATTGCCTATCGTTTAGAGCGCATTTATAGTAAAGAAGAAGTACTTGCCTTGTATTTAAATACGGTTTCGTTTGCCGAAAATATTTTTGGAATTGAAGTGGCCGCTGAACGATTTTTCTCAAAACCACCTTCGAAACTTGATGTTCACGAAGCTGCCGTTTTGGTTGGAATGTTAAAAGCCAATAATTACTACAATCCGCGAACGCATCCCGAACGTGCCTTGGGAAGAAGAAATGTGGTTATCGACCAAATGGTAAAAGCCGAGTATTTAAGCGACGAAAAAGCAGCTCTATACAAAGAGAAACCACTGGGAGTAAAGTATCGACTTATATCATACAACCAGGGACCGGCGCCCTATTTCCTTGAAAAATTACGCCCCGAATTAATGGACTGGTGCGAAGACAATTACAACGAGAACGGAGAACCGTATAATTTATATACCGATGGTTTAAAAATTACAACAACCATTGACTACAATCTGCAGTACTACGCCCAGCAGTCGGTAAAAGAGTACATGAAAGACCTGCAAAAGGTTTTCGACAATCACTGGAAATCAAGAGATTTATTCAAAGAAAATCCTGCTGTTCTAAAAAGTGCCATTCAAAACAAAAATACAAGTGGTTCCGATTACAGCGAAGAGCTAAAAAAATACAATACCAAAATAAACACTACCCTTTTTACCTGGGATGGGTTAAAAGAAGCCAATATTTCGCGTCTTGATTCGCTGAAACATTATTTAAAGCTGTTGAATGCCGGATTTATTGCAATCGATCCGCAACAAGCGGAATTAAAGGCCTGGGTGGGTGGCATTGATTATCGTTTTTTTAAATACGATCATGTTACATCGCCTCGACAAACCGGTTCTACATTTAAACCTTTTGTATACCTGGCCGCGTTGGAAGAAGATATTGAAGCCGACACATATTTTATAAATCAGTTAAAAGTTTACAAAGAATACAACGACTGGACACCACGAAACTCGCACGATGCATACGGTGGTTACTACAGTATGAAAGGAGCACTTTCAAGATCGCTTAATACAGTTTCGGTTGAAGTTTTACTGGAAGCCGGTATTGACGAAACCATTGAAATTGCCGAAGACCTGGGAATTTCTGCTGATTTGCCCGATTATCCATCGCTGGCACTGGGAGTTGCCTCCATTTCACTGAAAGAAATAGTTGAAGCATACGCTGGAATTGTAAATGACGGGAAACCGGTAAAAACGCATTACCTCACTGAAATTGCAGATAAGAACGGGAAAGTATTGGAAACCTTTGAATATGAATTGGCTCAGGATCCGGTGGTATCAAGCGAAAACTGCAGGGCAGTTATAAATATGATGGAGGCTGTGGTTGATGAAGGAACAGGAAAAGGAATTCGTACCATCTACAATATTCCCGGCGATTTTGCCGGAAAAACAGGTACTACACAAAACAACTCCGATGGCTGGTTTATAGGAATCACTCCACATTTGGTAACCGGATGTTGGGTAGGTGCCGACGATCCGCGAGTGCATTTTCGCAGCACAACTTATGGACAGGGAGCTTATATGGCGCTTCCAATTGTCGGTAAATTCTTTCATAAAACTTACAACGACCGCAAATTTGCCCAGCTTAAAAACAGTTCGTTTGCAGAACCCAACGAAGAATTATTGGCCATGCTTAGTGAACCCGACTACCGCGAAGTACTGGATATTGAAAAACGAGATTTTAACTTAGCATCCATTTTTGGAAAGAAAGAAACAGAAACAGAGCTAAAAAAAGGAGAAAAACGTACCGTTCCTGAAAGCAAAGAAAAAGGACAAATCTGGAAAAAAATTAAAAGCATTTTTAAAAAGAAATAG
- a CDS encoding response regulator transcription factor — protein MKVLIADDHSIVREGLKQILKEVISNAVIDEATNGDDALEFIKKQEYDFVIMDISMPGKSGLDVLNIIKEREIVSKILVLTMHPQEQYAIRALKLGASGYLCKSSLYEELAIAIKTILSGKRYISTSLAESILFDSLEDRNKSPHEKLSERQFQIMRMLANGKSVSEIASQLFISDKTVRTHRIRILEKMNLKNNAELIVYALKNNLIE, from the coding sequence ATGAAAGTACTTATTGCAGACGACCACTCCATTGTTCGCGAAGGCTTGAAACAGATATTAAAAGAAGTAATATCAAATGCGGTGATAGACGAAGCCACAAACGGTGATGACGCACTTGAATTTATAAAAAAACAAGAATACGATTTTGTAATTATGGATATTTCCATGCCCGGGAAAAGTGGTTTGGATGTGCTCAATATTATTAAAGAAAGAGAAATTGTTTCGAAAATTCTGGTTCTTACAATGCATCCTCAGGAGCAATATGCAATACGGGCGTTAAAATTAGGAGCCTCGGGATATTTATGCAAAAGCAGTTTGTACGAAGAACTTGCCATTGCCATAAAAACAATTCTAAGCGGGAAAAGATACATCTCCACCTCTTTAGCCGAAAGTATTCTATTTGATTCTCTGGAAGACAGAAATAAGTCGCCACACGAAAAGTTATCAGAGAGACAATTTCAAATAATGAGAATGCTAGCCAACGGAAAATCAGTCAGCGAAATTGCATCTCAACTCTTTATTAGCGATAAAACTGTCCGCACCCATCGAATTCGAATACTCGAAAAAATGAATTTGAAAAACAACGCCGAATTAATAGTGTACGCCTTAAAAAATAACCTGATCGAATAG
- a CDS encoding cache domain-containing protein has product MNLRTKLGIFPIALAIIMLFISLLFTLKIHNKTVKEQTVNHLISNAQARARNIEMLLKNYTDVAQILSVSKTFELVVDSKFIRTEIINEVNNGMARTIKTNPNIVKINVLNKDGIVVASTNNEIGNNLSGEVEFTKAVEGIFFGEIHKSQSTGNLILSTSSAIKVRDVFAGVLIIHFEVEEHLFNIMTNRVGLGETEEIYLVNKEGYLITPSKFKDDTILEKKINTEQVNLCIMEHVESNLMPKMDEIPTVYISYTGRKVLGTHRYISETQWGVIAEFDIREANKPIRDNIVLMLSIFVVLIIITTTVGFLITRNTILQIIKFQKGTEEIMKGNLDHKVGIKSTDEIGILSRSFDAMTSKLKTAQNKLLNYTEDLESKVKERTAELKMQFEESEKQRLANLIIMKDLDAKTKELKAEINERELAEKDLGRSEYKFRLLANNTYDWEYWLSSEGKYLFLSKACERITGYSTDDFYQNPDLFFSLVHPDYVDMVRNHYNDEEEKHLPVGKIEFQIHDRNGDIRWIEHNCIPVFNEEGNFMGRRGNNRDITERKQAEEKVKKAHKLLEELYQHQNNIRENERKAVSREIHDELGQFLSALKIDLGWTKDNVGDRADVKKKINGMISTVSETIRTVQRISSDLRPGLLDDLGLVPAIEWYCQKFHQRTGIEYNFVTDGTQASDENKNLALYRILQEALTNVMRHAKAKHVEINLHRSKEFIILKITDDGIGMKMEQIQSSKSLGFIGIHERVKQFNGKVYITSTINKGTIISIKIPFD; this is encoded by the coding sequence ATGAATTTGAGAACGAAACTCGGGATTTTTCCAATAGCATTAGCAATAATAATGCTTTTTATTTCATTACTGTTTACGCTAAAAATTCACAATAAAACGGTAAAAGAACAAACCGTTAACCACTTAATTTCAAATGCACAGGCGCGGGCACGTAACATTGAAATGCTTCTAAAAAACTATACCGATGTTGCCCAGATCCTTTCGGTATCGAAAACTTTTGAATTGGTTGTAGACTCCAAATTTATCCGAACCGAAATTATAAATGAAGTAAACAATGGAATGGCCCGAACGATAAAAACCAATCCCAACATCGTTAAAATAAATGTTTTAAATAAGGATGGAATTGTTGTGGCATCAACAAATAACGAAATTGGTAATAATTTGTCAGGAGAGGTGGAATTTACAAAAGCAGTTGAGGGCATATTCTTCGGAGAGATTCATAAATCGCAGAGCACAGGTAATTTAATACTAAGCACATCTTCGGCTATTAAAGTAAGAGATGTTTTTGCGGGCGTACTTATTATTCATTTTGAAGTTGAAGAGCACCTCTTTAATATAATGACAAACAGAGTTGGCTTAGGCGAAACCGAAGAAATTTATTTGGTAAACAAAGAGGGTTATTTAATTACCCCATCGAAGTTTAAAGACGATACCATTTTAGAAAAGAAGATAAATACCGAGCAGGTAAACCTGTGTATTATGGAGCACGTGGAATCGAATTTAATGCCTAAAATGGATGAAATACCTACCGTGTATATAAGTTATACCGGAAGAAAAGTACTGGGGACGCACCGTTACATTAGTGAAACGCAATGGGGAGTTATAGCCGAATTCGATATAAGAGAAGCCAATAAACCAATTCGCGATAATATAGTATTGATGCTATCCATATTCGTGGTGCTAATTATTATTACCACAACGGTTGGTTTTCTGATTACCCGAAATACAATTCTTCAAATTATTAAATTTCAAAAAGGAACGGAAGAAATAATGAAAGGTAATCTCGATCATAAAGTTGGTATAAAATCGACGGACGAAATAGGAATACTATCGCGCTCTTTTGACGCCATGACAAGCAAGCTGAAAACTGCCCAAAATAAACTTCTTAATTATACTGAAGACCTTGAATCGAAAGTAAAAGAAAGAACTGCAGAATTAAAAATGCAATTTGAAGAAAGTGAAAAACAGCGACTTGCAAACCTGATTATAATGAAAGATCTGGACGCAAAAACAAAGGAGTTAAAAGCAGAAATAAACGAACGCGAATTGGCGGAGAAAGATTTGGGCAGGAGCGAATACAAATTCAGATTACTGGCAAACAACACCTACGACTGGGAGTACTGGCTAAGTTCAGAAGGGAAATATTTATTTCTGTCGAAAGCCTGCGAACGGATTACCGGTTATTCCACCGACGATTTTTACCAGAATCCGGATTTATTTTTTAGCCTCGTTCATCCCGACTATGTAGATATGGTAAGAAATCATTACAACGACGAAGAAGAAAAACATTTACCTGTGGGTAAAATTGAATTTCAAATACACGACAGAAATGGCGACATACGTTGGATAGAACACAATTGTATTCCTGTTTTTAACGAAGAGGGTAATTTTATGGGAAGACGCGGAAATAACAGAGATATTACAGAACGTAAACAAGCCGAAGAAAAAGTAAAAAAAGCACACAAATTGTTGGAAGAACTATATCAACACCAAAATAATATTCGGGAAAACGAGCGCAAAGCTGTATCAAGGGAAATTCACGATGAACTTGGACAATTTTTATCCGCCTTAAAAATTGATTTGGGTTGGACCAAAGACAATGTTGGCGACCGGGCAGATGTTAAAAAGAAAATAAACGGAATGATTTCAACAGTAAGCGAAACAATCCGAACTGTACAGCGAATTTCATCCGACTTACGCCCCGGACTTTTAGATGATTTGGGTTTGGTTCCTGCCATTGAATGGTATTGCCAAAAATTTCACCAGCGAACCGGTATCGAATACAATTTTGTAACAGATGGGACACAGGCGTCGGACGAAAACAAAAACCTGGCTTTGTACCGTATTTTACAGGAAGCTCTTACAAATGTCATGCGTCATGCAAAAGCAAAACATGTTGAAATTAACTTACATCGCAGTAAGGAATTCATCATTTTAAAAATTACAGACGACGGGATTGGCATGAAAATGGAACAAATTCAATCATCCAAATCACTTGGTTTTATTGGCATCCACGAAAGAGTTAAACAGTTTAATGGAAAAGTTTACATTACATCAACCATAAATAAGGGAACAATAATAAGTATTAAAATTCCATTTGATTAA
- a CDS encoding DUF456 domain-containing protein: MDIVLISFGVLFIITGILGCVLPVIPGPPLSYIGLLLLHFTKGYQFSSKFLIVWAVITVIVYALDYIIPVWGTKKFGGSKRGVWGSIIGLVFGLFLFPPFGIIIGPFAGAVIGELTAGKDHSAALKSGFGSFIGFLAGTLLKLITSGMMTWYFFKLLISG, from the coding sequence ATGGATATTGTACTAATTAGTTTTGGCGTATTATTTATCATCACCGGAATTTTAGGCTGTGTATTACCGGTAATTCCGGGCCCGCCTTTAAGTTACATTGGTTTATTGCTGCTTCATTTTACAAAAGGCTACCAGTTTTCTTCAAAATTCCTGATAGTTTGGGCCGTAATAACGGTTATTGTTTACGCACTCGATTACATTATTCCGGTTTGGGGAACAAAAAAATTTGGAGGCAGTAAACGGGGTGTTTGGGGAAGTATTATCGGGCTTGTTTTTGGACTGTTTTTATTCCCTCCTTTTGGAATTATAATTGGCCCCTTTGCCGGAGCGGTAATTGGTGAACTCACTGCAGGAAAAGATCACAGTGCAGCACTAAAATCGGGCTTTGGTTCGTTCATCGGCTTTTTAGCCGGAACCCTTCTAAAACTTATCACATCTGGAATGATGACCTGGTATTTCTTTAAATTGCTAATTAGCGGTTAA
- a CDS encoding type II CAAX endopeptidase family protein, producing the protein MEDTQQKYYPRILQGIHLVILYIFIQTVVDFPLALLDYYNDTEYLYNPIKKIVLGVGSVVFILLYGIRKTKRPVLEIFPVKIFNPLVLLPIATFLWGAHNFLEEVNIWVEKLIPAPLWFWELFNRIFEGDFGFTGAFLKVAVIAPIVEELIFRGLIFNGFRRNYNGFVAIFMSALLFALFHLNPWQFPATFVLGLLLGWLMLRTNNIFVAILGHSINNAWVLLTVTYWQDLHEHPIYLLEKQNFLVLSGLVILLSLVLIYFTSIPWRRKNRK; encoded by the coding sequence ATGGAAGACACTCAACAGAAATATTATCCACGCATTTTACAAGGAATTCATCTGGTAATTTTGTACATTTTTATACAAACTGTTGTCGATTTTCCGTTGGCTTTGCTTGATTATTACAACGACACCGAATACCTCTACAATCCCATAAAAAAAATTGTACTTGGAGTGGGTTCCGTTGTTTTTATTTTATTGTACGGAATTCGAAAAACAAAACGCCCCGTTCTCGAAATATTTCCTGTAAAAATATTTAATCCGCTTGTATTGCTTCCAATTGCAACCTTTTTGTGGGGTGCCCATAATTTTTTGGAAGAGGTAAATATCTGGGTAGAAAAACTAATTCCGGCACCACTCTGGTTTTGGGAATTATTCAATCGGATTTTTGAAGGAGATTTCGGTTTTACCGGAGCCTTTTTAAAGGTAGCCGTTATTGCACCAATTGTTGAAGAGTTGATTTTCAGGGGGCTTATTTTTAATGGATTCCGGCGAAATTACAACGGATTTGTAGCCATATTTATGTCGGCATTGTTGTTTGCCTTATTTCATTTAAATCCATGGCAGTTCCCTGCAACTTTTGTGTTGGGACTATTACTTGGCTGGCTGATGTTACGTACCAATAACATTTTTGTGGCTATTTTAGGACACTCAATCAACAATGCATGGGTACTGTTAACGGTAACTTACTGGCAAGATTTACACGAACATCCCATTTATTTACTTGAAAAACAAAATTTCCTGGTTTTAAGTGGACTTGTGATACTGCTCTCGCTGGTGCTGATTTATTTTACAAGCATTCCCTGGAGACGTAAAAATCGAAAATAA
- a CDS encoding GtrA family protein produces the protein MRDLFEKIGEIITTIIDWFYFPFLRFIPKEIFRYAASGGANTLFDILLYFLFYRYVLDMQIVDLGFIAISPHIAAFLMVFPITFSTGFLLAKYVTFTSSELEGKIQLFRYLLTVAGSIVLNYIFLKTFVEYFGWYATASKIATTLIVVLYSYLAQRYFTFKTGKSLKAARVRP, from the coding sequence ATGAGAGATCTTTTCGAGAAAATCGGGGAAATAATTACCACAATTATTGATTGGTTTTATTTTCCATTTCTACGATTTATTCCGAAAGAGATTTTTCGTTATGCAGCAAGTGGTGGAGCAAATACCTTGTTCGATATCCTGCTTTATTTCCTGTTTTACCGTTATGTGCTTGACATGCAAATTGTCGACCTCGGTTTTATTGCAATAAGTCCGCATATTGCAGCCTTTTTAATGGTATTCCCAATTACTTTTTCCACCGGATTTTTACTGGCAAAGTACGTTACTTTTACTTCATCCGAATTGGAAGGTAAAATTCAGCTCTTTCGTTATTTACTTACGGTTGCCGGATCAATTGTATTAAACTATATATTTCTAAAAACTTTTGTTGAATATTTTGGCTGGTATGCTACCGCTTCTAAAATTGCAACAACCCTTATAGTTGTGCTATACAGTTATTTGGCACAGCGCTACTTTACATTTAAAACAGGAAAAAGTTTAAAAGCAGCCAGAGTAAGACCATAA
- the arfB gene encoding alternative ribosome rescue aminoacyl-tRNA hydrolase ArfB — MKLSDTRKQQLLSELKFAATRSSGPGGQNVNKVNTQVELRFSLSETTTFSDSEILILQQKLKNRINSENELILVSSVYRSQWRNKEEVIQKFFDRIENALTPVKKRIKTSPTKSSKLKRLAGKKIVATKKQLRKPPEL, encoded by the coding sequence ATGAAACTTTCAGATACACGCAAACAGCAATTATTATCCGAACTAAAATTTGCCGCCACGCGGAGCAGCGGCCCGGGAGGGCAAAATGTAAACAAAGTAAATACACAAGTTGAACTGCGCTTTTCATTATCCGAAACCACTACTTTTTCTGATTCTGAAATACTTATCCTGCAACAGAAACTTAAAAACCGGATTAATTCAGAAAACGAGTTAATACTGGTATCGAGTGTTTACCGTAGCCAGTGGAGAAACAAAGAAGAAGTTATCCAAAAATTCTTCGACAGAATAGAAAATGCACTAACACCGGTGAAAAAACGCATAAAAACCTCTCCTACCAAGTCGTCGAAATTAAAACGTTTGGCCGGCAAGAAAATAGTAGCAACAAAAAAACAACTGCGCAAACCGCCTGAATTGTAG
- a CDS encoding Crp/Fnr family transcriptional regulator — MSDFEGFKGDCKLEYFTDLNEHKTRVEYVKGENIFKQGAFAPYVIYVVKGLVKVYLQTGFDKQINISISKPGDFLAFSSVFGETVHTYSTQAITNAEICMIEKESLKQILIDNPQFALEITSRNYRYEKHLLEIIKNVSYKQMRGKLASSLLYLSKNDFQKANIFQLLTRQDLADFASISTESAIKFLKEFEKEGILKLKGKAIEVKDVQKLESISKNG; from the coding sequence ATGAGTGACTTTGAAGGATTTAAAGGCGACTGTAAACTGGAATATTTTACCGATTTAAACGAGCATAAAACCCGCGTTGAATATGTAAAAGGTGAAAATATTTTTAAGCAGGGAGCTTTTGCCCCATACGTAATTTATGTTGTAAAAGGCTTGGTAAAAGTATATCTGCAAACCGGATTTGACAAGCAAATAAACATTAGCATTTCGAAACCGGGCGATTTTTTGGCGTTTTCATCGGTATTTGGGGAAACCGTACACACCTACTCTACGCAGGCAATAACAAATGCTGAAATTTGTATGATCGAGAAAGAAAGCCTGAAACAAATTTTAATCGACAATCCACAATTTGCACTTGAAATAACATCACGAAATTACCGTTACGAAAAACATTTGTTAGAGATTATTAAAAATGTTTCGTACAAACAAATGCGCGGAAAACTGGCTTCTTCATTGCTATATTTATCAAAAAACGATTTTCAGAAAGCCAATATTTTTCAGCTGCTTACCCGGCAGGATTTGGCCGATTTTGCATCTATTTCAACCGAAAGTGCCATAAAGTTTTTAAAAGAATTCGAAAAAGAAGGAATTTTAAAACTAAAAGGAAAAGCAATTGAAGTAAAAGATGTTCAAAAACTGGAGAGCATTAGTAAAAACGGCTAA
- a CDS encoding 4Fe-4S binding protein translates to MKYTKLVKIIAQKRFLIQLLLGAVTYVAVSYYHVSLWWIFGIGTFVGVIWGKVFCRWMCPIGIMMELLMKLSPNDSLKGMYQYHKMGCPIAWVSGLLNRLSLFKITLNKDTCKNCGLCDKACYMPSIDQQKFSLYKSNKSNPAEAYSCSKCLKCVEQCPNGSLSYRPVFSINQYKNFKK, encoded by the coding sequence ATGAAGTACACTAAGCTTGTAAAAATAATAGCACAAAAACGGTTTCTTATCCAGCTCTTGTTAGGCGCAGTTACTTATGTTGCTGTTTCATATTATCATGTTTCGTTGTGGTGGATTTTTGGCATAGGAACCTTTGTGGGGGTAATTTGGGGGAAGGTTTTTTGCCGCTGGATGTGTCCCATTGGAATTATGATGGAGCTTCTTATGAAATTAAGTCCCAATGATTCGTTAAAAGGAATGTATCAGTACCACAAAATGGGATGTCCCATAGCTTGGGTTTCAGGTCTTTTAAATCGATTGTCGTTGTTTAAAATTACCTTAAACAAAGATACCTGCAAAAATTGTGGATTGTGCGACAAAGCTTGCTACATGCCCAGTATTGATCAACAAAAATTTAGTTTATATAAAAGCAATAAGTCAAATCCTGCTGAAGCGTACAGTTGTTCGAAATGCCTGAAATGCGTTGAGCAATGTCCGAATGGCAGTTTAAGTTACCGACCAGTATTTAGTATAAATCAATATAAAAATTTTAAAAAATGA
- a CDS encoding thioredoxin: protein MKLLHTGLHEIETAAELEKLIAENENVMVCCGRMGPMCLPVYDVMEELEEERTNVKFAVMAFDNPEAAVIRNAPDCRGFMGLPFTMYYKDGKVATATSSIQNMQQVSSILDEEFGA from the coding sequence ATGAAATTATTACACACAGGACTTCACGAGATTGAAACAGCGGCTGAATTAGAAAAACTAATTGCAGAAAACGAAAATGTAATGGTATGTTGCGGACGAATGGGCCCAATGTGTTTGCCGGTTTACGATGTAATGGAGGAGTTGGAAGAAGAGCGTACAAATGTAAAATTTGCGGTTATGGCTTTTGATAATCCGGAAGCTGCAGTAATTCGGAATGCTCCCGATTGTCGTGGTTTTATGGGGCTGCCATTTACCATGTATTACAAAGATGGGAAAGTTGCAACCGCTACCAGCAGCATCCAGAACATGCAACAGGTTTCAAGCATTCTTGACGAAGAATTTGGAGCTTAA
- a CDS encoding FAD-dependent oxidoreductase, translating into MNEIFDTIIVGAGAAGLTAGIYASRAKLSTLILNEGAVGGQMVLTEEIANYPGVPTTKGYMLANNMKMQAKSFGCKIKSNVKIKSYKLEGDVKNIELEDGRVFQGKSVILTPGGRPRSLNIEGEDQFKGKGISYCATCDGDFFTDKEVVVVGGGNSALEEAVALTTFATKVTIVHQFDHFQAFEHAIQEAKNNPKIEFVMESELRGFYGKGQLQKVKIEHLPTGKMSELSTDGTFIFIGYQPNTEDLADLIELNMRNEIVVDSDMKTSVKGIFAAGDCINKKYRQVTTAVAEGTIAALSVSEYLRS; encoded by the coding sequence ATGAATGAAATATTCGATACAATAATAGTGGGAGCCGGTGCTGCTGGTTTAACAGCAGGTATTTATGCATCGCGGGCAAAACTATCGACACTTATTTTAAACGAAGGCGCTGTTGGCGGACAAATGGTTTTAACCGAAGAAATTGCAAACTATCCGGGAGTACCAACTACAAAAGGATATATGCTGGCCAACAACATGAAAATGCAAGCCAAAAGTTTTGGGTGTAAAATAAAATCGAATGTTAAAATTAAAAGCTATAAACTGGAAGGCGATGTAAAAAACATTGAACTGGAAGACGGCAGAGTATTTCAGGGAAAATCGGTAATACTTACTCCGGGTGGCAGGCCACGTTCGTTAAATATCGAAGGCGAAGACCAGTTTAAAGGCAAAGGAATTTCGTACTGCGCAACTTGCGATGGCGACTTTTTTACCGATAAAGAGGTGGTTGTAGTTGGTGGTGGAAATTCGGCTTTGGAAGAAGCGGTTGCGCTTACAACTTTTGCAACAAAGGTTACTATCGTTCATCAGTTCGATCATTTTCAGGCATTCGAACATGCGATTCAAGAGGCTAAAAACAATCCAAAAATTGAGTTTGTTATGGAATCGGAGTTGCGCGGTTTTTATGGTAAGGGGCAGCTGCAAAAAGTTAAAATAGAACATTTGCCTACGGGTAAAATGTCGGAGTTATCCACCGATGGGACCTTTATTTTTATTGGTTACCAGCCAAACACCGAAGATCTTGCCGATTTAATAGAATTAAATATGCGGAATGAAATTGTTGTTGATTCGGATATGAAAACCAGTGTTAAAGGTATTTTTGCAGCAGGCGATTGTATTAACAAAAAATACAGACAGGTAACCACGGCTGTTGCCGAGGGAACAATTGCAGCATTAAGCGTTTCGGAGTATTTGCGCAGTTAA
- a CDS encoding OsmC family protein: MAKQEVKVNWLENMAFEAEINGHKIILDAAEPVGGEDRGPRPKPLMLTALAGCTGMDVVSILKKMRVEVEDFSVSVEGDLTEEHPKQFSKMNVIYSFKGKDLPLEKLKKAVSLSEERYCGVSALYKKVIEVTSEIKIIES, from the coding sequence ATGGCAAAACAAGAAGTAAAAGTTAACTGGCTGGAAAATATGGCCTTTGAAGCGGAAATTAATGGACACAAAATTATATTGGATGCGGCTGAACCCGTTGGTGGAGAAGATCGCGGGCCAAGACCAAAACCATTGATGTTAACCGCTTTAGCCGGATGCACAGGAATGGACGTTGTGTCTATTTTGAAGAAAATGCGGGTAGAGGTGGAGGATTTTAGCGTTAGCGTGGAAGGCGATTTAACGGAAGAACATCCGAAACAGTTTTCTAAAATGAATGTTATATATAGCTTTAAAGGGAAGGACCTTCCATTGGAAAAACTAAAAAAAGCCGTTAGTTTGTCGGAAGAAAGATATTGTGGAGTAAGTGCTTTGTACAAAAAAGTAATTGAAGTTACTTCCGAAATAAAAATTATTGAATCGTAA